The Clostridioides difficile genome has a segment encoding these proteins:
- a CDS encoding tyrosine-type recombinase/integrase, translated as MYSTKILDDYEYETFNVFSTKLNPNTKHDYLSKVMLFKEFLKGKELIYATKEDCKNFVDYIQTKYAKSTCEKIYSYLHSFYNFLKKEGYIDINPFRYVEKPTVTRIKTKDDVLSIQEINKLIGILPKLNIRDRVIIVCLVTTGCLLNELVSLKWKDLMVDENDNSYVRLGKGRKERVVKLHPYFFRLLEDYRNYSGLPEVIIPNDDFIFTTQKSNSITDRNVRLIVKKALDLAGLSQYSARDFRHSFAAISLRLGADESDVKNQLGWSDKYYAIRYKYVLNFVDSEIVDYLIEKDNLDINKRY; from the coding sequence ATGTATAGTACGAAGATATTGGATGATTATGAGTATGAAACTTTTAATGTTTTTTCTACAAAATTAAACCCAAATACAAAACACGATTATTTGTCAAAGGTTATGCTGTTTAAAGAGTTTTTAAAAGGAAAAGAATTAATTTATGCAACAAAAGAAGATTGTAAAAATTTTGTGGACTATATACAGACTAAATATGCAAAATCAACTTGTGAAAAGATATATAGTTATTTACATAGTTTTTATAACTTCTTAAAAAAAGAAGGGTATATAGATATAAATCCATTTAGATATGTAGAAAAACCAACAGTAACTAGAATAAAGACAAAGGATGATGTTTTAAGCATACAGGAAATAAATAAGCTTATAGGTATTTTACCAAAACTGAATATAAGAGATAGAGTTATCATAGTCTGTCTAGTTACTACTGGGTGTTTATTAAATGAATTAGTTAGCTTAAAGTGGAAAGACCTTATGGTAGATGAAAACGATAACTCGTATGTTAGACTAGGAAAGGGAAGAAAAGAGAGAGTAGTAAAGCTGCATCCATACTTTTTTAGGCTTTTAGAAGACTACAGAAATTATTCTGGACTTCCAGAAGTAATAATACCTAATGATGATTTTATTTTTACAACTCAAAAAAGTAATTCTATAACAGATAGAAATGTCAGATTGATAGTAAAAAAAGCATTAGATTTAGCAGGACTTTCTCAATATTCAGCAAGAGATTTTAGACATTCATTTGCAGCAATAAGTTTAAGACTTGGGGCAGATGAGAGTGATGTAAAAAATCAACTTGGATGGAGTGATAAATACTATGCAATTAGATATAAATATGTATTGAATTTTGTTGATAGTGAGATTGTGGATTATTTAATAGAAAAAGATAATCTAGATATAAATAAAAGGTATTAG
- a CDS encoding undecaprenyl-diphosphate phosphatase, producing METFSLLEVFKAVILGIVQGITEWLPVSSTGHMILVDEFIKLNFSSTFINTFLVVIQFGSILAVLVIFFRKLNPFDSGKNTKQKKETVRLWLKVVIAVIPSGVIGILFEDDIDRLFFNSTVVAIALIVYGIIMIGLESRNKRPKYKDFSQVTYKLALCIGLFQCLALIPGTSRSGSTIIGAVLLGTSRYVAAEFSFFLAIPTMLGASALKLLKAGFGFTGFEWLILGVGSIVAFVVSIVVIKFFMDYIKKHDFKVFGYYRIILGIVVLGYFFLF from the coding sequence TTGGAAACATTTAGTTTGCTTGAAGTTTTTAAAGCAGTCATTTTGGGAATTGTTCAAGGAATCACAGAATGGCTACCAGTAAGTAGTACAGGGCATATGATATTAGTTGATGAGTTTATAAAATTGAATTTTTCATCTACATTTATAAATACATTTTTGGTCGTAATTCAATTTGGTTCAATATTAGCTGTACTTGTTATATTTTTTAGGAAGTTAAATCCTTTTGATAGCGGAAAGAATACTAAACAAAAAAAAGAAACCGTTCGCTTATGGCTTAAGGTTGTAATTGCTGTTATACCATCTGGAGTTATTGGTATACTATTTGAGGATGATATAGACAGACTATTCTTTAATTCAACAGTGGTTGCCATTGCCCTTATCGTATATGGTATAATAATGATAGGACTTGAAAGTAGAAATAAAAGACCAAAATATAAAGATTTTTCTCAAGTTACATATAAACTAGCTCTTTGTATAGGTTTGTTCCAATGTCTAGCTCTTATTCCAGGTACATCTAGATCTGGTTCAACTATAATCGGTGCAGTATTACTTGGTACTTCTAGATACGTGGCAGCAGAATTTTCATTCTTCTTAGCTATTCCTACAATGCTTGGAGCTAGTGCATTAAAACTTTTAAAAGCTGGATTTGGATTTACTGGATTTGAATGGCTTATTTTAGGTGTTGGCTCTATAGTAGCTTTTGTAGTTTCAATTGTAGTTATTAAGTTTTTTATGGATTATATCAAAAAACATGATTTCAAAGTCTTTGGTTATTATAGAATAATTTTGGGTATAGTTGTTCTTGGTTATTTCTTTTTATTCTAG
- the lepB gene encoding signal peptidase I yields the protein MSVKKEIFDWIKSIAMAIVLAFVILQFIRPSIVSGESMYPTLDDKDYLILNKISYKVGKPEKGDIVVFKTNLVDGDTGKKKDLIKRVIATEGDSIKISNSKVYVNGELLTEPYIHNNYTSGDIDTVVPKGKLFAMGDNRENSNDSRFPDVGMVDEDEILGKVMVRLLPFDNIGKVN from the coding sequence ATGAGTGTTAAAAAAGAAATATTTGATTGGATTAAGTCAATAGCCATGGCTATTGTACTTGCATTTGTAATACTACAATTTATAAGACCTTCTATTGTTAGTGGAGAGTCAATGTATCCCACTTTAGACGATAAAGACTATCTAATTTTAAATAAAATATCCTATAAGGTTGGTAAACCTGAAAAAGGTGATATTGTAGTTTTTAAAACTAATTTAGTTGATGGAGATACTGGAAAGAAAAAAGATTTAATAAAGAGAGTTATAGCTACAGAAGGTGACAGTATAAAAATATCCAATTCTAAAGTGTATGTAAATGGTGAATTACTAACTGAACCATATATACATAATAATTATACTTCTGGAGATATAGATACAGTTGTTCCAAAAGGAAAGTTATTTGCAATGGGTGACAATAGAGAAAATAGTAATGATAGCAGATTCCCAGATGTAGGCATGGTTGATGAAGATGAAATTCTTGGGAAAGTCATGGTAAGATTGTTACCTTTTGATAATATTGGAAAAGTAAATTAA